DNA from Variovorax sp. V213:
CTCGGCCAGGGGCGCATATTCCTGGTTGGTGAGCCCGGCACCTTCGTAGCCCGAGGCGGCCGCGCTGTCGACCGGCAAAAACAGGTTCCACAGGCCCTCGGCCTTGGCTTTTTCCTTCACCTTCTCGACCGTCTTGAGCGCGGTCCAGCGCTTGCCGGCGGCCGTGTTGGCGGCCAGTTCGGCCGAATACTCGGCTTCGGCCGGATAGATGTGCGCGTCCATGAATGCGCTCACGCGCTTCTGGAGTTCCTTGGTTTTTGCCGAGTATTCGAAGTCCATCTTTTGTCTCCTGGTGGGGGTGTAGGGCGGCTATGCCTTTTGGGCAAACTGCCAGGCCATCTCGGCCATCGGTCGCGCGCCGCGGGCAGAGGCCACGGCTTGCTCGCTCGATGCGGTACCGGCTTCGACCCGCTTGGCAATGCCTTGCAGGATCGCGGCCATGCGGAACAGGTTGTAGGCCTGGTAGAAATTCCAGTCGGGCGCCAGCGCCTCGGGCGTGGTGATGCGCGTGCGCTCGCAGTAGCGGCGGATGTATTCGCTCTCGGTGGGAATGCCCAGCACCGCGACATCCACGCCGCCGATGCCGCGGCCGGTGGTGGGGGGCATGTGCCAGGACATGCAGTGGTAGCTGAAGTCCGCCAGGGGATGGCCCAGCGTGGAGAGCTCCCAGTCGAGCACCGCGATGATCCGCGGCTCGGTGGCGTGGAACATCACGTTGTCCAGGCGGTAGTCGCCATGGACGATCGAGACTTTGCTCTCGTCGCGTGCGCTCGCAGGCATGTGGGCGGGGAGCCAGTCGATCAGGCGCTCCATGGCCTCGATCGGCTGCGACAGGTCACCGGCGCCATCGGTCGAGGCCTTGTACTGCTTGCTCCAGCGGCCGATCTGGCGCTCGAAGTAGTTGCCGGGCTTGCCGTAGTCGGCCAGGCCGCGCTCGGCGAACTTCACGGTGTGCAGTGCCGCGATGACGCGGTTCATCTCGTCGTAGATGGCCGTGCGTTCGGCATTGCTCATTCCGGGCAGCGACTGGTCCCACAGCACACGGCCCTGCATGAACTCCATCACGTAGAAGGCGCGGCCGATGACGGCTTCGTCCTCGCACAGGCAGTGCATGCGCGGCACGGGCACGTCGGTGCCGGCAAGGCCGCTCATGACCTTGAATTCGCGCTCCACCGCATGGGCCGAGGGCAGCAGCTTGGCGACCGGCCCGGGCTTGGCGCGCATCACGTAGCTCTGCGTAGGCGTGACGAGCTTGTAGGTCGGGTTCGACTGGCCACCCTTGAACATCTCGACTGTCAGCGGACCCTTGAAACCGTCGAGGTTCTTCTCGAGCCAGGCTGCGAGCGCGCCGACGTCGAAGGCGTGCTGCTGCGAGACCGCGCGGGTGCCGATGAAATTGGAGAAGTCCTGGCTCATGTCAGATATCCGCTTCGGAGACGCGCATCAGTGCCACGCGGTCCAGTACCACGAGGCCGCCTGGCTCGATGCGGATGGTGCCCTCGCGTTCCATGGTCTTGAGTTCCTGGTTGACGCGCTGGCGCGATGCGCCGAGCAGCTGCGCCAGCTCTTCCTGCGCAAGCTGCAGGCCGATGCGCATCTGGCTGCCGTCTTCCAGGTTGGGCACGCCGTAGCTGCGCACCAGGTGAATCAGCTGCTTGGCCAGCCGCGCGCGCAGGGGCAGGGTGTTGAGGTCTTCCACCAGTCCGAACAGGGTGCGGATGCGGCGTGCCTGCAGGCGCATCAGCGCTTCGTACAGCTCCACGTGCGTGGCCAGGATTTTCTGGAAATCGGCCCGCGCCACGCAGAGGATGGTGGTTTCCCCATGCGCATAGGCGTCGTGGGTGCGCCGGTCCCCGTCGAACATCGCCACGTCGCCGAACCAGATGCCCGGCTCCACGTAGGTCAGCGTCACCTGCTTGCCCGACACGGCCGTCGAACTGACGCGCACCGCGCCCTTGGCGCAGGCAATCCAGTGGTCGGGAGGATCGCCGCGGGCGGCGATCAGGTCGCCGTCCTTGTAGCGTTTGACGAAAGCGCATCGGAGAATGTCGTGCCGCAGCGAGGGAGATAGAGAAGAAAACCAGCGACCACTGTTGATCGCTTCACGTTCTTCGATGGTAAGAATGGGGTCGTCCATTGGTCTGTCCTGTCGGCGACTGAAATGCTGGAGGGTGTCACGAGAGCGACGTAGCGCCGTTACTCGTACTGCGGAGGCTTCTTCTCGAGAAACGCGGCAATGCCGATGCCGGCATTCGGATGGTGGAGGTTGCGCACGAAGTGGTCGCGCTCCTGCGAGAGTTGCGACGCGAACGTGGCGCCGCGCGCCTCGCTCAGCAGCTCCTTGATGCTGGCCAGCGAATTCGGCGCGCGTGCGTTGAGCCGGGCCGCCAGCGCCAATGCGCTGGCGAGCGCCTGGCCGTTTTCGCTCAGCTCGTTGACCAGCCCGAGCGCATGCAGTCGCGGCGCACCGATGCGCTCGCCGCACATCAGCCACTCGCTGGCCAACTGGCGCGGCAATGCCTGGCCCAGGTGCCAGCTCAGGCCCCCATCGGGCGACAGTGCCACGTTGCTGTAGGAGGCCGCAAAAACCGCGTCGCGCGCGGCCACGACGAAATCGCAGGCCAGCGCGAGCGAGAAGCCCGCGCCTGCCGCCGCGCCTTCGACCGCCGCGATGATGGGCTTGGGAAAGGCGCGGATGGAGTCGATCCAGTTGTGCAGGCCCTCGATGCTTTCGGCCTGCACCGAAGGGTCGCGCTGGCGGTTGTCGGACAGCCGCTGCAGCGAGCCGCCGGCGCAGAACCATGCGCCTTCGCCCACGATGACGACGCTGCGGATTTCCTCGCTGCTCTCGGCGCCGTTGAGCGCCTCGATGCCCGCGGCATAGATCTCGGGGCCCAGCGCATTGCGCTGGGTCGGGTTGGCAATGGTGAGCACCATGGTGCGTCCTTCGCTGGTGCTCTTCAGTTCGGCGGTCATCGCTGTGATGCTTTCCTTGGGGTTTGCTTACTTATTCTTCTTCGTGCAGCAGGCTCAGGCCGAGCGCGCCGCGGCGGCGCAGCCACGGGCTCGGGCGATAGCGCGGATCGCCGTAGACGGTCTGCAGGTTGAACAGCACCTCGAGCATGTTGGTGGGGCCATACAGGTTGCCCATGGCCAGCGGGCCGCGCGGGTAGCCCAGCCCCAGCTGAACCGCGGTTTCGAGATCGGCCGGCGAGCAGACGCGCTGCTGGCACATGTCGGCGGCAATGTTCACGATGTTGCCGATCACGCGCTGCGTAACGAAGCCGCCGCTGTCGCGGATCACGCTCACGGCCTTGCCATCGCGTGCGAAGAGGGCGTGCGCCGCGTCGCGGATGTCGCGGCGCGTGGCGGGGTTGGTTGCCAGTACGCGGCGCTTGGTGGCGGCATCGTCGATCAGCATGTCGATACCGATGGTGCGCGTGGCATCCAGGCGCTCGACCGCGGCCACCGTGGTCACGTCGAAGCCCAGCGGTGCCACCAGGATGAGCGAGGTGGGCGCGGCCGTGGCGCCGCTGTCGATCTGGGCGCCCAATGCGTTGACCAGCCGCAGCAGATCGGCCCTCCGCGCGGCGCGGGGAGAGACCCAGACCGAGGGCAGCAGGGCGAGCGCAGGTGGTGCGGCTTCGGCAACCTGCTGCATCACACCGTCGTGGTAGCTGTAGAAGCCTTCATTGGTCTTGCGGCCCAGCACGCCCGCCGCAAGGCGCTGGGCCGTGATCACGCTGGGGCGGAAGCGCGGCTCCTCGTAGTACTGGTGATAGATCGACTCCATCACCGGGTGCGACACGTCGAGCGCCGTCAAGTCCATCAATTCGAAGGGGCCCAGGCGGAAGCCGGCCTGCTCCTTGAGGATGCGGTCGACGGTGGCGAAGTCGGCCACGCCTTCGCCCACGATGCGCAGCGCCTCGGTGCCGTAGCCGCGGCCGGCGTG
Protein-coding regions in this window:
- a CDS encoding phosphotransferase, which encodes MSQDFSNFIGTRAVSQQHAFDVGALAAWLEKNLDGFKGPLTVEMFKGGQSNPTYKLVTPTQSYVMRAKPGPVAKLLPSAHAVEREFKVMSGLAGTDVPVPRMHCLCEDEAVIGRAFYVMEFMQGRVLWDQSLPGMSNAERTAIYDEMNRVIAALHTVKFAERGLADYGKPGNYFERQIGRWSKQYKASTDGAGDLSQPIEAMERLIDWLPAHMPASARDESKVSIVHGDYRLDNVMFHATEPRIIAVLDWELSTLGHPLADFSYHCMSWHMPPTTGRGIGGVDVAVLGIPTESEYIRRYCERTRITTPEALAPDWNFYQAYNLFRMAAILQGIAKRVEAGTASSEQAVASARGARPMAEMAWQFAQKA
- a CDS encoding Crp/Fnr family transcriptional regulator, which produces MDDPILTIEEREAINSGRWFSSLSPSLRHDILRCAFVKRYKDGDLIAARGDPPDHWIACAKGAVRVSSTAVSGKQVTLTYVEPGIWFGDVAMFDGDRRTHDAYAHGETTILCVARADFQKILATHVELYEALMRLQARRIRTLFGLVEDLNTLPLRARLAKQLIHLVRSYGVPNLEDGSQMRIGLQLAQEELAQLLGASRQRVNQELKTMEREGTIRIEPGGLVVLDRVALMRVSEADI
- a CDS encoding oxepin-CoA hydrolase, alternative type — translated: MTAELKSTSEGRTMVLTIANPTQRNALGPEIYAAGIEALNGAESSEEIRSVVIVGEGAWFCAGGSLQRLSDNRQRDPSVQAESIEGLHNWIDSIRAFPKPIIAAVEGAAAGAGFSLALACDFVVAARDAVFAASYSNVALSPDGGLSWHLGQALPRQLASEWLMCGERIGAPRLHALGLVNELSENGQALASALALAARLNARAPNSLASIKELLSEARGATFASQLSQERDHFVRNLHHPNAGIGIAAFLEKKPPQYE
- a CDS encoding 3-hydroxyacyl-CoA dehydrogenase yields the protein MTVNYTRIGVVGAGAMGRGIAQIAAQAGSEVLLLDSFAGAAERGREALAAQWNKLHEKGKIDAAARDAQMARVKAVDSVAALAQCDLVIEAVVEDLEVKRSLFRELESVVAPTATLATNTSSLSVTAIAAGLKHSGRVAGFHFFNPVPLMKVVEVVAGFKTSTEVCKQLAGYAVQMGHSAVQAQDTPGFIVNHAGRGYGTEALRIVGEGVADFATVDRILKEQAGFRLGPFELMDLTALDVSHPVMESIYHQYYEEPRFRPSVITAQRLAAGVLGRKTNEGFYSYHDGVMQQVAEAAPPALALLPSVWVSPRAARRADLLRLVNALGAQIDSGATAAPTSLILVAPLGFDVTTVAAVERLDATRTIGIDMLIDDAATKRRVLATNPATRRDIRDAAHALFARDGKAVSVIRDSGGFVTQRVIGNIVNIAADMCQQRVCSPADLETAVQLGLGYPRGPLAMGNLYGPTNMLEVLFNLQTVYGDPRYRPSPWLRRRGALGLSLLHEEE